AATAGGTAGTTTCGAAGGTGATGGCATCACCTGTGATATCGGTCATGTAGATATGGTCGATATAGATATTCTCTGATGTTCCGCCTCGCTTTACGGCACTCTTGAAACGCAGACCGGCATCTGTGCCCTGGAAGGTGTTGTTGCGAACCAGGATATTCTTCATGCCGCCGCTGAATTCGCTGCCGATAACAAAACCGCCATGAGCGTGGTAAACGGTGTTGTCCTGGATGTTGATGTTTTCGCAAGGGCCAGCCTTGACTCCTGCTGCTCCTGCGCCACCCTTCATGCAGATACCGTCATCACCGGCATCAACGATGTTGTTGACGATAAGCACGTCCTTGCAGCTGGAGATGTCGATAGCGTCGCCATTCTGTGCATTCCATGGGCATTTTACGGTGATACCATCAATGACCACGTTCTTGCATCTGGTAGGGATGAGGTGGAAACGGGGACTGTTAAGCAGGGTAACACCCTGGACGAGTACGTTCTCGCAATCGGTGAAACGAATCATGTGGTTGCGTACCTTCTCCTGTGCATCGATATTGTCTACTACATTAGGTGTATGCTTCAGGTTGAGCGGATACCAGATGTCACCCTTTTCGTTCAGGGTTCCACCCATCTGCTTGAAGCGGTTCCATTCCACGTCGCTCACCTTGCTGCGCTTCACAGGGCGCCACCATTCGCCATTGCCGTCGATGGTACCTTCGCCAGTGATAGAGATGTTCTTTCGCTTGCTGGCATTGATGGCAGCGGTAGCGCGGTCTTCCTTCTTGCCGGTTTTCTCGTCTATCTTGATAAGGTCGTTCTTATCTTCAGAGAATACGATGATGGCATTCTTCTCCAGATGAAGATCGATGTTATCTTTCAGGGAAATCAGACCGGTGAGATAGATGCCGGCAGGAACATTGAGGTGGCCACCGCCCATCTTGCTGAGTTTGCTGATAGCCTTGTTGAAAGCCTGGGTGTTCAGAGTCTGTCCGTCGCCATTGCCGCCAAAGTCGAGAATGCTGACCTGGTTGTTCGGGATGGTTGGCAGAGTAGGCTGCGGCATAGCCACAGGCAAATTCTGATAATACTTGCTGTAATCGTTGGCAAAAGCCGTAGTCACGGCGAAGAATGCCAATAGAGAAACTAAAATTTTCTTCATAAGCTTTTTAAGTTTAGTTTGTTTGTTATAATACTATTTAGAGATTGTAACACCTATTACCTTGGTATATAAATACCAAAAAGGCGGCTCTAACCGAAGTTAGAAACCGCCTAAATGAAAGGAGGAGTGGTACCACCAGGAATCGAACCGGGGACACAAGGATTTTCAGTCCTTTGCTCTACCAACTGAGCTATGGCACCATTTTCTTTTGCGGTTGCAAAGGTACAATAAATTTTTAAATTGAGCAAGAGAAAACGAAATATTTTCTCTTGCTTAATGTATTTTAACTAAAAACGCCCCCGAAATGGGGTGAATCAATCTTTCGAAGGATTCCTTGAAGGGCTTCTGTTGCGCTAAGCTAATCTTTTAAAGGATTCCATCCCTGTGCCTTGAGCTCGAATTCCTGGCCATCGCGGGTGATGAGGAACTTGCCAAGGCTTTCCTTGGTGATGTAACCAATCTGCTTCACTCCTTCCATCGCCTCGATTTTCTCGTGGTCGCCGATAGGAACCGTGAAGAGAAGTTCGTAATCTTCGCCGCCATTCATCGCACAGGTGGTGAGGTTCATGTTGAATTCCTCTGCCTGTACGGCTGTCTGGTAGTCGATAGGAATGTTCTTCTCATATACACGGCAACCGCAATGGCTCTGCTCGCAGATGTGCATCAGTTCGCTGCTGAGACCGTCGCTGATATCCATCATGGCTGTTGGGCGGATACCGGCTTCTCTCAACTGAGCCATGATGTCGCCACGTGCTTCTGGCTGGAGCTGGCGCTGCAACAGATATTCCTTTCCGGCAAAGTCGGGCTGGAAATTGCGCATCTCCTGCAAGTCCTTGTTGAGAGCGGCAAGCTTCTGGCTATCGTTGTTTGCCTTAGCCTCTGCCATCTTCTTGCGGATGTCTTCCACCTGTCCGTAATACACAGCCTTTTCGCGCTCCAGGAGCTGCAGACCCATGTAGGCTCCGCCCAGATCGCCCGATACGCAGATGAGGTCGGTTTCCTTGGCTCCGCTTCGATACACGATATCTTCCTTGGCAGCCTCACCGATGCAGGTGATGCTGATGGCAAGACCGGTGAGCGAAGAAGTGGTGTCGCCACCTACGATGTCAACTCCCCATTTATCGCATGCCATTCGCAAACCCTTGTAGAAATCGTCGAGGTCTTCCACCTTGAAGCGCTTGCTCAGGGCAATGCTTACCACCATCTGGCGTGGTGTTCCGTTCATGGCGAAGATGTCGCTGATGTTGACCATGGCACTCTTGTAACCCAAGTGCTGCATGTCGATATAGGTAAGGTCGAAGTGTACACCTTCCATGAGCATGTCGGTGGTCATGAGCACTTCCTTGTCTGGATAGTGCATCACCGCACAGTCGTCGCCCACACCATAGACGGTAGAGGCATTTTTGTTTTCATATCCCTTGGTGAGATGGTCGATGAGACCGAATTCACCTAACTTAGCTATATCCAAGATAATTTATAATTTATAGTTTATAGTTTATATTTGACCATTAGCTTCTGCGAATCATCTCTCGCATAATCTCCGTCATCTTTGGCTGGGCAGCATTGGCTGCAATCTGCACTTCCTCATGGCTTACCTCAACAGGTACGTCGAAGCCGCCGAGGTCGGTGATGATGCTGATACCGAATACCTTGATGCCGCAATGGCGAGCCACGATAACCTCTGGCACAGTGCTCATACCTACGGCGTCGCCACCAAGGATGCGATACATGCGATACTCGGCAGGAGTCTCGAAGGTTGGCCCCTGTACTCCCACATATACACCATGCTTGGCATTGATACCCTTCTCCTTGGCAATCTCGTCGGCAAGGTCGCGGAGCTGCTTGTCGTATGCCTCGTGCATATCAGGGAAGCGAGGACCGGTAGGGAAGTTCTTGCCATGCAGTGGATGCTCTGGGAAGAAATTAATGTGGTCGTCGATGACCATCAGGTCGCCAATCTCGAAATCCGGATTCATACCGCCTGAAGCATTGCTTACGAAGAGGGTCTCGATGCCCAGCTCGTACATTACACGTTCTGGGAAGGTAACCTCTTTCATGCTGTATCCCTCGTAGAAATGGAAGCGGCCTTCCATGGCCATGATATCCTTGCCACCCAACTTACCGAAAATCAGCTTGCCGGCATGACCTTCTACTGTGGAAACAGGGAAGTTTGGTATCTCACTGTATGGAAACTCGTAACTATCAGTTATTTCTGAAGCTAATTGTCCTAGGCCTGTTCCCAGAATGATGGCAGTCTTCGGACTTGTGGTCATCCTTTCTTTTAGCCAGGATGCTGTTTCTTGAATTTTT
The Segatella copri DNA segment above includes these coding regions:
- the thiL gene encoding thiamine-phosphate kinase, with product MLDIAKLGEFGLIDHLTKGYENKNASTVYGVGDDCAVMHYPDKEVLMTTDMLMEGVHFDLTYIDMQHLGYKSAMVNISDIFAMNGTPRQMVVSIALSKRFKVEDLDDFYKGLRMACDKWGVDIVGGDTTSSLTGLAISITCIGEAAKEDIVYRSGAKETDLICVSGDLGGAYMGLQLLEREKAVYYGQVEDIRKKMAEAKANNDSQKLAALNKDLQEMRNFQPDFAGKEYLLQRQLQPEARGDIMAQLREAGIRPTAMMDISDGLSSELMHICEQSHCGCRVYEKNIPIDYQTAVQAEEFNMNLTTCAMNGGEDYELLFTVPIGDHEKIEAMEGVKQIGYITKESLGKFLITRDGQEFELKAQGWNPLKD
- a CDS encoding purine-nucleoside phosphorylase; translated protein: MYEKIQETASWLKERMTTSPKTAIILGTGLGQLASEITDSYEFPYSEIPNFPVSTVEGHAGKLIFGKLGGKDIMAMEGRFHFYEGYSMKEVTFPERVMYELGIETLFVSNASGGMNPDFEIGDLMVIDDHINFFPEHPLHGKNFPTGPRFPDMHEAYDKQLRDLADEIAKEKGINAKHGVYVGVQGPTFETPAEYRMYRILGGDAVGMSTVPEVIVARHCGIKVFGISIITDLGGFDVPVEVSHEEVQIAANAAQPKMTEIMREMIRRS
- a CDS encoding glycoside hydrolase family 28 protein; amino-acid sequence: MKKILVSLLAFFAVTTAFANDYSKYYQNLPVAMPQPTLPTIPNNQVSILDFGGNGDGQTLNTQAFNKAISKLSKMGGGHLNVPAGIYLTGLISLKDNIDLHLEKNAIIVFSEDKNDLIKIDEKTGKKEDRATAAINASKRKNISITGEGTIDGNGEWWRPVKRSKVSDVEWNRFKQMGGTLNEKGDIWYPLNLKHTPNVVDNIDAQEKVRNHMIRFTDCENVLVQGVTLLNSPRFHLIPTRCKNVVIDGITVKCPWNAQNGDAIDISSCKDVLIVNNIVDAGDDGICMKGGAGAAGVKAGPCENINIQDNTVYHAHGGFVIGSEFSGGMKNILVRNNTFQGTDAGLRFKSAVKRGGTSENIYIDHIYMTDITGDAITFETTYWDNHVGAKQQTQPVKQEYLPNFQDIHISDVYVRGCKNGIVAHGAEGMIHDITIKNTYIFYDKQAQDIDATCKIKLDNVHFATFNK